Proteins encoded by one window of Scatophagus argus isolate fScaArg1 chromosome 8, fScaArg1.pri, whole genome shotgun sequence:
- the ngfa gene encoding neurotrophin-7 yields the protein MRSSPLVLLLLIGVQAVLNMGGGWAWSAGAASHKVGQQTAANHRAGQQQTATEDHLSEHHSSQEHRRTSHHRTKRPHRSASHPHDRSPVVAHSVSDSPPDPSIPVVDPKLFSKRRYRSSPRVVFSEVPPSHDALEGEGYDIEGVRGVRVRRRVGSHTMHRGEYSVCDSINTWVGNLTRATDIAGNEVTVLPNVTINNVVKKQFFYETTCRSPTQRGSGTANTGKSGGRGGKQGSKSGTSGCLGIDSRHWNSYCTNTHIFVSALTIFKERTAWRFIRINAACVCVLSRKSWAGRLGH from the coding sequence ATGAGGTCGTCACCACTGGTCCTGCTCCTCCTGATCGGCGTCCAGGCTGTACTCAACATGGGAGGTGGATGGGCCTGGAGCGCCGGGGCAGCCAGCCACAAAGTaggacagcagacagcagccaatcacagagcaggacagcagcagacagcaacAGAGGACCACCTTTCTGAACACCATTCTTCACAGGAGCATCGTAGGACCAGCCATCACAGGACCAAGAGGCCCCATCGGTCAGCTTCACACCCCCATGACAGGAGTCCTGTCGTTGCACACTCTGTGTCAGATTCCCCCCCAGACCCCTCTATTCCAGTGGTGGACCCCAAGCTCTTCTCCAAGAGACGCTATCGGTCCTCACCGCGTGTTGTCTTCAGCGAGGTGCCCCCATCACATGATGCCCTGGAAGGAGAGGGCTACGACATTGAAGGAGTGAGGGGGGTGAGGGTACGGCGCAGAGTAGGATCGCACACCATGCACCGAGGAGAATACTCAGTATGTGACAGCATAAATACCTGGGTGGGCAACTTGACACGAGCCACAGATATAGCTGGgaatgaggtgacagtgctgcCCAACGTTACAATCAACAATGTGGTGAAGAAACAGTTCTTCTATGAGACCACCTGCCGCTCCCCCACACAGAGAGGCTCCGGGACTGCAAACACGGGAAAGTCCGGGGGACGGGGTGGCAAACAGGGCTCCAAATCAGGCACCTCAGGCTGTCTCGGCATCGACAGTCGCCACTGGAACTCCTactgcaccaacacacacatattcgTAAGCGCCCTGACCATCTTCAAGGAACGGACAGCCTGGCGTTTCATCCGCATCAacgctgcatgtgtgtgtgttctcagccGGAAGTCTTGGGCTGGACGACTGGGGCACTGA